The following are from one region of the Rosettibacter firmus genome:
- a CDS encoding lactate racemase domain-containing protein, with product MIYYANGSPDKSFSVTEIKEALFSVFDKIGNRKKVLVIPPDFTRFHSKAGDLTRYTYEYFKEKLTDILPALGTHAPMSDYEIEIMFGNIPKNLFRVHRWREDLVTLGEVPSDFVYEVSEGKVNYSWPAQVNKLLVNGKYDLILSIGQVVPHEVIGMANYNKNIFVGTGGSEGINKSHFLGAVYGMERIMGRADNPVRKVMNYASDNFAKDLPIIYILTVIGKDENNELVLKGLYIGDDFECFKLAADLSLKVNFEMLDEPLKKVVVYLDPHEFKSTWLGNKSIYRTRMAIADGGELIVLAPGLKEFGEDKEIDRLIRKYGYKTTPEILQYVQENDELKNNLSAAAHLIHGSSENRFTITYCPGYLSKEEIESVNFNYADLNEILKKYNPEKLKDGFNEVDGEIIFYISNPALGLWAYKGKFIN from the coding sequence ATGATTTACTATGCTAATGGATCTCCAGATAAATCTTTTAGTGTAACAGAAATAAAAGAAGCTCTATTTTCAGTTTTTGATAAAATTGGAAATCGAAAAAAAGTTTTAGTTATTCCTCCAGATTTTACGAGATTTCATTCTAAAGCTGGAGATTTAACGCGTTATACATATGAATATTTTAAAGAAAAACTTACAGATATTTTACCTGCTCTTGGAACACATGCACCAATGAGTGATTATGAAATTGAAATTATGTTTGGAAACATTCCAAAAAATTTATTCCGTGTTCATAGATGGAGAGAAGATCTGGTTACACTTGGCGAAGTTCCTTCAGATTTTGTTTATGAAGTTTCAGAAGGAAAAGTAAATTACTCATGGCCTGCACAGGTAAATAAACTTCTTGTTAATGGAAAATATGATTTAATTTTATCTATCGGTCAGGTTGTCCCTCACGAAGTAATTGGAATGGCAAATTATAATAAGAATATTTTTGTTGGAACAGGTGGTTCAGAAGGAATTAATAAAAGCCATTTTTTAGGTGCAGTCTACGGTATGGAAAGAATAATGGGAAGAGCTGATAATCCTGTTAGAAAAGTAATGAATTATGCGTCAGATAATTTCGCAAAAGATTTACCAATAATTTATATACTTACTGTAATTGGAAAAGATGAAAATAATGAACTGGTCTTAAAAGGATTATATATTGGTGATGATTTTGAATGCTTCAAACTCGCAGCCGATCTTTCACTCAAAGTTAATTTTGAAATGCTGGATGAACCTCTTAAAAAAGTTGTTGTTTATCTTGATCCTCATGAATTTAAAAGTACCTGGCTTGGTAATAAAAGTATTTATAGAACTCGAATGGCAATTGCTGATGGAGGAGAATTAATTGTACTTGCCCCTGGTCTTAAAGAATTTGGAGAAGATAAAGAAATAGATAGATTAATTAGAAAATATGGCTACAAAACAACACCAGAAATTTTGCAATATGTTCAAGAAAATGATGAACTTAAAAACAACTTAAGTGCAGCTGCACATCTAATCCATGGTTCATCAGAAAATAGATTTACAATCACTTATTGTCCTGGCTATCTTTCAAAAGAAGAGATTGAAAGTGTTAATTTCAACTACGCCGACTTGAATGAAATTTTGAAAAAATATAATCCAGAAAAATTAAAAGATGGATTTAATGAAGTTGATGGAGAAATTATTTTTTACATATCTAATCCTGCATTAGGATTATGGGCTTATAAAGGAAAATTTATTAATTAA
- the gnd gene encoding decarboxylating NADP(+)-dependent phosphogluconate dehydrogenase, producing MSKADIGLIGLAVMGENLVLNMESHGFTVAVYNRTVEKVDNFVNGRGKGKNIIGTHSLEELVANLKKPRKVMLMVKAGKPVDDFIELLIPLLEPGDVIIDGGNSHFPDTIRRTKYVEEKGLLYIGTGVSGGEEGALRGPSIMPGGSPKAWELVKPIFQAIAAKVSDGTPCCDWVGENGAGHFVKMVHNGIEYGDMQLICETYQIMKDLLGLSYEEMHNIFKEWNEGELESYLIEITRDILAYKDDDGQPLVEKILDAAGQKGTGKWTVIASLDSGIPLTLIGEAVYARSLSALKAERVYASTILHGPTPKFDGDKKQFIEDLRKALYASKIVSYAQGFMLMRQAAKDYGWNLNYGGIALMWRGGCIIRSAFLGKIKEAFDNNPELPNLLLDPFFKEKILSSQESWRRVVSTAITNGIWIPALSTALNFFDGYRNGRLPANLLQAQRDYFGAHTYERVDRPRGEFFHTNWTGRGGTTSSTTYNV from the coding sequence ATGAGCAAAGCAGATATTGGATTAATTGGACTTGCTGTTATGGGAGAGAATTTAGTATTAAATATGGAAAGTCACGGATTTACTGTTGCTGTATATAATCGAACTGTTGAAAAAGTCGATAATTTTGTTAATGGAAGAGGTAAAGGAAAAAATATTATTGGAACACATTCACTTGAAGAACTGGTTGCTAATTTAAAAAAGCCACGTAAAGTAATGTTAATGGTTAAAGCAGGCAAACCAGTAGATGACTTTATTGAACTATTAATTCCACTTCTTGAACCTGGAGATGTAATAATTGATGGTGGTAATTCACATTTCCCTGATACAATTAGAAGGACTAAATATGTTGAAGAAAAAGGTTTGCTTTATATTGGAACTGGAGTTTCAGGTGGCGAAGAAGGTGCTTTAAGAGGACCATCAATTATGCCTGGTGGTTCACCAAAAGCATGGGAACTTGTTAAACCAATATTTCAAGCTATTGCTGCTAAAGTATCTGATGGAACACCATGCTGCGATTGGGTTGGTGAAAATGGTGCTGGACATTTTGTTAAAATGGTTCATAATGGTATTGAATATGGTGATATGCAACTTATTTGCGAAACATATCAAATTATGAAAGATCTCCTTGGATTAAGTTACGAAGAGATGCATAACATCTTTAAAGAATGGAATGAAGGTGAACTTGAAAGTTATTTAATTGAAATTACACGAGATATTCTTGCTTATAAAGATGATGATGGGCAGCCCCTCGTTGAAAAAATTCTTGATGCAGCAGGCCAAAAAGGAACTGGTAAATGGACAGTTATAGCATCGTTAGACTCTGGAATTCCACTGACATTAATTGGCGAAGCAGTTTATGCAAGATCTCTATCTGCACTGAAAGCCGAAAGAGTTTATGCTTCTACAATATTGCATGGTCCAACTCCAAAATTTGATGGAGATAAAAAACAATTTATAGAAGATTTAAGAAAAGCACTTTATGCATCAAAAATTGTTTCGTATGCACAGGGATTTATGTTAATGCGTCAAGCAGCAAAAGATTATGGCTGGAATTTAAATTATGGTGGCATAGCTTTAATGTGGCGCGGAGGATGTATTATTCGTTCTGCATTCTTGGGTAAAATAAAAGAAGCTTTTGATAATAATCCTGAATTACCAAATCTTTTACTTGATCCATTCTTCAAAGAGAAAATATTATCTTCTCAAGAATCATGGCGTAGAGTTGTATCAACTGCAATTACAAATGGAATCTGGATACCAGCTTTATCAACAGCATTGAATTTCTTTGATGGATATCGTAATGGAAGATTGCCTGCTAATTTATTACAGGCTCAGAGAGATTATTTCGGAGCTCATACATACGAAAGAGTTGATAGGCCACGTGGAGAATTCTTCCATACTAACTGGACAGGTAGAGGAGGTACAACATCTTCAACTACTTATAATGTTTAA
- a CDS encoding PfkB family carbohydrate kinase codes for MKYGLQINQNASLDLVSLGALVHRLDPGIIPFRKATECKIHVSGGEYNVAANLSDCFRLNTGIVTAIVKYPIGDLIAERVRAMGVKLFAKEFQHNGVNGPNMATVYSDRGYGSRAPVVFYNRSNEAAALLKPGDIDWNSIFSNGVKWFHSGGIFASLSETTGKLIIEGMKAAKSAGAVTSFDLNFRAKLWNIWGGEKKAVEVINQIVEHVDVLVGNEEDLQKGLGIPGPDVTAKSKLDPSVFVAMIDDVVKKFPNVKVVATTLREVHSTNRHSWSAVAWINGKVYQAPTAELDVYDRVGGGDGFAAGFFYGILTDEDPEEAVKLGWAHGALLTTYPGDTTMATLEEVRAFAKGGSARIQR; via the coding sequence ATGAAGTATGGTCTTCAAATTAATCAGAATGCTTCTTTAGATTTAGTTTCACTTGGAGCACTTGTGCATCGTCTTGATCCTGGCATCATTCCTTTTAGAAAAGCAACAGAATGTAAAATTCATGTTAGTGGTGGTGAGTATAACGTAGCTGCAAATTTATCTGATTGTTTTAGACTTAATACTGGAATTGTTACTGCAATTGTTAAATATCCAATTGGTGATTTAATTGCCGAAAGAGTAAGAGCTATGGGTGTGAAACTCTTTGCTAAGGAGTTTCAACATAATGGAGTAAATGGACCTAATATGGCTACTGTTTATAGTGATAGAGGATATGGTTCTCGTGCACCTGTAGTTTTTTATAATCGTAGTAACGAAGCTGCAGCTTTATTAAAACCAGGTGATATTGATTGGAATTCAATTTTTTCGAATGGTGTTAAATGGTTTCATAGTGGAGGAATTTTTGCATCACTTTCAGAAACAACCGGTAAATTAATAATTGAAGGAATGAAAGCTGCAAAATCTGCAGGAGCTGTTACAAGTTTTGATCTAAATTTTAGAGCAAAATTGTGGAATATATGGGGTGGAGAAAAAAAGGCTGTCGAAGTGATTAACCAAATTGTTGAACATGTTGATGTTCTTGTTGGAAATGAAGAAGATTTACAAAAAGGTCTGGGAATTCCTGGTCCAGATGTTACTGCTAAATCTAAACTTGATCCTTCTGTTTTTGTTGCTATGATTGATGATGTAGTTAAAAAATTTCCTAATGTTAAAGTTGTTGCTACAACCTTACGCGAAGTGCATTCTACTAATCGACATAGCTGGAGTGCTGTTGCCTGGATTAATGGTAAAGTATATCAAGCTCCTACTGCAGAACTTGATGTATATGATAGAGTTGGTGGTGGTGATGGTTTTGCAGCTGGATTTTTCTATGGAATATTGACTGATGAAGATCCCGAAGAAGCCGTTAAACTCGGTTGGGCACACGGTGCTTTACTTACTACTTATCCAGGTGATACAACAATGGCTACTCTGGAAGAAGTTAGAGCTTTTGCTAAAGGTGGCTCTGCAAGAATTCAAAGATAA
- the tkt gene encoding transketolase: protein MTNTDLKKLAANTIRIIAAEGVQKANSGHPGMPMGMADVAMILWTEFLKHNPDDPKWYNRDRFVLSAGHGSMLIYTMLHLSGYDVTLDDLKSFRQWGSRTAGHPEYGLLPGIETTTGPLGQGFGNGIGMAIASKMIAARFNDENNQLFGNHYIYAIVSDGDLMEGISHEAASIAGHLKLGNIIYFYDDNHITIEGKTEITFSEDIQKRFEAYGWQVLRADAYNHEEIRKAIIEAQNEKEKPSLIITRSHIGYGSPNKVDTAEVHGAPLGPEELIETKKNLNWPLDKEFYIPEEVKKLFDDRKKELKKLYEEWNHKFNEWKKSNPDKAELFDKYINNWLPENLEEELLAAAPKEPNATRSLSSKVIQKIAQIVPNFVGGSADLAPSTNTYMKDFASIAPGKFDGRNFHFGIREHAMGAIINGIALYGGFRPFGATFFVFSDYMRPTIRLAALMEIPVIYVFTHDSIFVGEDGPTHQPVEHLPVLRAIPNVTVLRPADGIETAMSWAYALRHKEGPVALILTRQKIDAFERESDFKPEDVLKGAYIVSKENGKLDLVIAASGSEVPVAVEAKKILADKLSIRVVSIPSKEIFEKQSEDYKKSLFPDNVPVVIIEAASMQGWGDTFRQKLLKIGMERFGASAPYKVLAEKFGFTGKQVAEKIINWL, encoded by the coding sequence ATGACTAATACTGACTTAAAGAAATTAGCAGCGAACACAATCAGAATTATTGCTGCTGAAGGTGTACAGAAAGCTAACTCCGGTCATCCAGGTATGCCAATGGGAATGGCAGATGTTGCTATGATCTTATGGACAGAATTTTTAAAACATAATCCTGATGATCCTAAATGGTATAATCGCGATCGATTTGTTCTTTCAGCAGGTCATGGTTCAATGTTAATTTATACTATGTTACATCTTAGTGGCTATGATGTTACACTTGATGATTTAAAATCATTCCGTCAGTGGGGAAGTAGAACTGCTGGTCATCCTGAGTATGGTTTGTTGCCAGGAATTGAAACTACTACAGGTCCATTAGGTCAGGGATTTGGTAATGGTATAGGAATGGCTATTGCTTCTAAAATGATTGCAGCAAGATTTAATGATGAAAATAATCAATTGTTTGGTAATCATTATATTTATGCTATAGTTAGCGATGGCGATTTGATGGAAGGAATTTCACACGAAGCAGCTTCAATTGCAGGTCATTTGAAATTAGGAAATATAATTTATTTTTACGATGATAATCATATCACAATCGAAGGTAAAACTGAAATTACTTTTTCAGAAGATATTCAAAAAAGATTTGAAGCTTATGGCTGGCAGGTCTTAAGAGCCGATGCATATAATCACGAAGAAATTCGTAAAGCAATTATTGAAGCACAAAATGAAAAAGAAAAACCATCTTTAATTATTACTCGATCTCATATTGGTTATGGAAGCCCAAATAAAGTTGATACAGCAGAAGTTCATGGTGCCCCACTTGGTCCAGAAGAATTGATTGAAACCAAGAAAAATCTTAACTGGCCACTGGATAAAGAATTTTATATTCCAGAAGAAGTTAAAAAGCTTTTCGATGATAGAAAGAAAGAATTAAAAAAATTATATGAAGAATGGAATCATAAATTTAATGAATGGAAAAAATCAAATCCCGATAAAGCAGAACTTTTTGATAAATACATAAATAACTGGTTACCAGAAAACTTAGAAGAAGAATTATTAGCCGCAGCTCCAAAAGAACCTAATGCAACTCGCTCGCTATCAAGTAAAGTAATTCAAAAAATTGCTCAAATAGTTCCGAACTTTGTTGGAGGTTCTGCTGATTTAGCACCATCAACCAACACTTATATGAAAGATTTTGCTTCGATAGCTCCTGGCAAATTTGATGGAAGAAATTTTCATTTTGGAATTCGTGAACATGCTATGGGTGCAATAATTAATGGTATTGCACTTTATGGAGGCTTTAGACCGTTTGGTGCTACATTTTTTGTTTTTTCTGATTATATGCGACCAACAATTAGATTGGCAGCATTAATGGAAATTCCTGTTATTTATGTTTTTACACACGATTCAATATTTGTTGGTGAAGATGGACCAACTCATCAACCTGTCGAACATCTTCCGGTTTTAAGAGCAATTCCAAATGTTACTGTTCTTAGACCAGCAGATGGTATCGAAACAGCTATGTCATGGGCATATGCATTAAGACATAAAGAAGGACCGGTTGCTTTAATTCTAACTCGTCAGAAAATAGATGCTTTTGAAAGAGAGTCAGATTTTAAACCAGAAGATGTATTAAAGGGTGCTTATATTGTTTCAAAAGAAAATGGAAAACTTGATTTGGTTATTGCTGCAAGTGGTTCTGAAGTCCCTGTTGCAGTAGAAGCAAAAAAAATATTAGCTGATAAATTATCTATCAGAGTTGTTTCAATACCATCAAAAGAAATTTTTGAAAAGCAATCAGAAGATTATAAAAAATCTTTGTTCCCTGATAATGTGCCTGTTGTTATAATTGAAGCTGCAAGCATGCAGGGTTGGGGCGATACATTTAGACAGAAGTTATTAAAAATAGGTATGGAAAGATTTGGTGCTTCAGCTCCTTATAAAGTACTGGCTGAAAAATTTGGATTTACAGGTAAACAGGTTGCAGAAAAAATAATAAATTGGTTGTGA
- a CDS encoding tagaturonate epimerase family protein, which yields MELQTLIDEVNNNTIVNNNLVDVQINNSIKIKVYPYSVNKFEDTYFFLGKENNEKFLFVVYTNDSHSKNFVGEVIDAGNNISLKKCQLTTNNRLELQKLFDFTIAKPLGLCNSFGCGDRLGLANAGHIRAIRNSGFKPILAQQSIRELTRTQRTPQEVMDAAVWAVFQEGYKDGFGSDADHLKTFQDIDLMLNAGFTMYTFDPSEHVDNQADHYNENELLEKVKTINWDELNDNYDEAEKRYVQKKFNISEKLSIEVSKENFLRAYAKYGRAIIHIKKMYDYLSTKAEQGKFEVEVSVDETESVTSPFEHFFFANELNRLGVKFISLAPRFIGDFEKGIDYKGDLNLFKTEYEKHLAITKYFGSYKISLHSGSDKFSAYRVIGSLKDAYTHVKTAGTSYLEALKVVAAKQPDLFREILDFSKGLYETEKRSYHVSADINRVKPAKEYSDAELVDLFNSNDVRQVLHVTFGKVLTEKNSSGEFLFKDKIIKCLKENEDTHYEFIINHFKKHLEPFK from the coding sequence ATGGAACTGCAAACATTAATTGACGAAGTAAACAATAATACTATAGTGAACAATAATCTTGTTGATGTTCAAATTAATAACTCAATAAAAATAAAAGTATATCCATATTCTGTAAATAAATTTGAAGATACATATTTCTTTTTAGGTAAAGAGAATAATGAAAAATTTTTATTTGTTGTTTACACAAATGATTCTCACTCAAAAAATTTTGTTGGTGAAGTAATTGATGCTGGTAATAATATTTCATTAAAAAAGTGTCAGCTAACCACAAACAATCGATTGGAATTACAAAAATTATTTGATTTTACTATTGCAAAACCATTGGGCTTGTGTAATTCATTTGGTTGTGGTGATAGATTAGGACTTGCAAATGCTGGACACATAAGAGCAATAAGAAACAGTGGGTTCAAACCAATTTTAGCTCAACAATCAATAAGAGAATTGACACGCACACAAAGAACTCCACAAGAAGTTATGGATGCTGCAGTTTGGGCTGTTTTTCAGGAAGGTTATAAAGATGGTTTTGGTTCAGATGCAGATCATCTTAAAACTTTTCAGGATATAGATTTAATGCTAAATGCTGGCTTTACTATGTATACTTTTGATCCGAGTGAACATGTTGACAATCAAGCAGACCATTATAATGAAAATGAATTACTCGAAAAAGTAAAAACAATTAATTGGGATGAGCTGAATGATAATTATGATGAAGCTGAAAAAAGATATGTTCAAAAGAAATTTAATATTTCAGAAAAATTATCAATAGAAGTTTCAAAAGAAAATTTTCTTAGAGCATATGCAAAATATGGGAGAGCAATTATTCATATTAAAAAAATGTATGATTACCTGAGTACTAAAGCTGAACAAGGAAAATTTGAAGTCGAAGTTTCAGTTGACGAAACCGAATCTGTTACATCGCCATTCGAACACTTTTTCTTTGCTAATGAATTGAATAGATTGGGAGTGAAATTTATTAGTCTTGCTCCAAGATTTATTGGCGATTTTGAAAAGGGAATTGATTATAAAGGTGATTTGAATTTATTTAAAACAGAATATGAAAAACATCTGGCTATAACAAAGTATTTTGGTAGTTATAAAATAAGTTTACATTCAGGTAGCGATAAGTTTTCTGCCTACAGAGTTATAGGTTCATTGAAAGATGCATATACTCATGTTAAAACAGCAGGAACAAGTTATCTTGAAGCTTTAAAAGTTGTAGCAGCAAAACAACCAGATTTATTTAGAGAAATTTTAGATTTTAGTAAAGGACTTTATGAAACAGAAAAAAGAAGTTATCATGTTTCGGCAGACATTAATAGAGTTAAACCTGCTAAAGAATATTCCGATGCTGAGTTAGTTGATTTGTTTAATTCAAATGATGTTCGTCAAGTATTACATGTAACTTTCGGAAAAGTATTGACAGAAAAAAATTCTTCAGGTGAGTTTTTATTTAAAGATAAAATTATCAAATGTTTGAAAGAGAATGAAGATACTCATTATGAATTTATTATAAATCATTTCAAAAAACATCTGGAGCCATTTAAATAA
- the uxaC gene encoding glucuronate isomerase has product MSNIFIHENFLLTNKTAQILYHEHASKMPIIDYHCHLPVNEIAENIKFKNITHVWLYGDHYKWRAMRTNGVNEKFITGNASDKEKFFKWAETVPYTIKNPLYHWTHMELKKPFGISDKLLNPETAEEIWNRCNELLQQDDFSTQGLIKQWNVEVICTTDDPVDSLEYHKKIKEKPFGTKVIPAFRPDKAMAVENIDEFHKYLKKVEEASNISINNFNDFITAIRKRHDYFHENDCRLSDHGIETAYAEDYTENEIKLIFEKILAKKELTQIEILKFKSAMMYEFGIMDHEKGWVQQLHIGALRNNNSRMFKTLGPDTGWDSIGDFEIARPLAKFLDRLDSQNKLTKTIIYNLNPADNELIATMIGNFQDGSVPGKLQYGSAWWFLDQKSGIEKQIDALSNMSLLSRFIGMLTDSRSFLSYSRHDYFRRILCNILGEEIEKGLIPNDIKLVGKIVEDISYNNARNYFDFWN; this is encoded by the coding sequence ATGAGCAATATATTTATTCATGAAAATTTTTTGTTAACAAACAAAACCGCTCAAATTCTTTATCATGAACATGCATCTAAAATGCCAATTATTGATTATCATTGTCATCTTCCCGTAAATGAAATTGCTGAGAATATAAAATTTAAAAATATCACGCACGTCTGGTTATACGGTGATCATTATAAATGGCGTGCGATGAGAACTAATGGGGTTAATGAAAAATTTATTACAGGAAATGCATCTGATAAAGAAAAGTTTTTTAAATGGGCAGAAACAGTTCCATATACTATCAAAAATCCATTATACCACTGGACACATATGGAACTGAAAAAACCTTTTGGTATTTCAGATAAATTACTGAATCCTGAAACTGCTGAAGAAATATGGAATCGCTGCAATGAATTATTACAACAGGATGATTTTTCAACGCAGGGACTAATTAAACAATGGAATGTAGAAGTTATCTGCACAACAGATGATCCTGTTGATTCACTTGAATATCATAAAAAAATTAAAGAGAAACCATTTGGCACTAAAGTTATTCCTGCTTTTCGTCCAGATAAAGCAATGGCAGTGGAAAACATTGATGAGTTTCATAAATATTTGAAGAAAGTTGAAGAAGCTTCGAATATTTCTATAAATAACTTTAATGATTTTATTACGGCTATCAGAAAACGTCATGATTATTTTCATGAAAATGATTGCAGACTTTCTGACCATGGAATTGAAACAGCTTATGCAGAAGATTATACAGAAAATGAAATCAAATTAATTTTTGAAAAAATATTAGCTAAAAAAGAATTAACTCAAATTGAAATTCTCAAATTCAAATCTGCAATGATGTATGAATTCGGAATTATGGATCACGAAAAAGGCTGGGTTCAACAATTGCACATCGGGGCATTGAGAAATAATAATTCAAGAATGTTTAAAACATTAGGTCCAGATACAGGTTGGGATTCTATTGGAGACTTTGAAATTGCAAGACCACTTGCTAAATTTTTAGATAGACTTGATAGCCAGAATAAATTAACAAAAACAATTATTTATAACCTTAATCCCGCTGATAATGAATTAATAGCAACTATGATTGGTAATTTTCAGGATGGTTCTGTTCCTGGTAAATTACAATATGGAAGTGCATGGTGGTTTTTAGATCAAAAAAGTGGAATTGAAAAACAAATTGATGCTCTTTCAAATATGAGTTTATTAAGTAGATTCATTGGTATGTTAACAGATTCAAGAAGCTTTTTATCATACTCACGACATGATTATTTTAGAAGAATTCTTTGCAATATTTTGGGAGAAGAAATAGAGAAGGGTTTAATACCTAACGATATTAAATTAGTTGGTAAAATAGTTGAAGACATCTCTTATAACAATGCAAGAAATTATTTTGATTTCTGGAATTAA
- a CDS encoding SDR family oxidoreductase produces MKYFMDDIKGKVCVITGGSGILGRALAMGLADAGAKVVIIGTKKEKAESVASNLNEMYPESTIGLAANVLDREALLNAKKEINDKFGLIDVLVNCAGGNNPTATTSKEILTNDDINDLSKSFFGLELDGFRSVFDLNFMGTVLPTMIFAKDMIGRGGVIVNISSMSSYRPITRVVAYSAAKAAVNNLTEWLAVHLAKLNIRVNAIAPGFFLTEQNRFLLIDKDTNQLTERGKKIIANTPMGRFGEPEELIGILLYLVSDISKFVTGVVIPVDGGFNAFAGV; encoded by the coding sequence ATGAAATACTTTATGGATGATATTAAAGGGAAAGTGTGTGTAATTACGGGAGGAAGTGGTATTCTTGGTAGAGCTTTGGCTATGGGACTTGCAGATGCTGGAGCTAAGGTTGTAATAATTGGTACTAAAAAAGAAAAAGCTGAAAGTGTTGCCAGTAATTTAAATGAAATGTATCCTGAATCTACTATTGGCTTAGCTGCAAATGTACTCGATAGAGAAGCTTTGCTTAATGCAAAAAAAGAAATTAATGACAAATTTGGTTTAATAGATGTTCTCGTTAATTGTGCAGGAGGAAATAATCCAACTGCTACTACTTCAAAAGAAATTTTAACAAATGATGATATTAATGACTTATCAAAAAGTTTTTTTGGTTTAGAACTTGATGGCTTTCGAAGTGTATTTGATTTGAATTTTATGGGAACAGTTTTACCTACAATGATTTTTGCCAAAGATATGATTGGTCGTGGAGGTGTAATTGTAAATATTTCATCAATGAGTTCATATAGACCAATTACGAGAGTTGTGGCTTACTCAGCTGCAAAAGCTGCGGTTAATAATTTAACTGAATGGCTGGCTGTTCATCTTGCTAAATTAAATATTAGAGTAAATGCAATTGCACCTGGATTTTTCTTAACAGAACAAAATAGATTTTTGCTTATTGATAAAGATACAAATCAACTTACTGAAAGAGGTAAAAAAATTATTGCTAATACTCCAATGGGTCGTTTTGGTGAACCAGAAGAGTTAATTGGTATACTGCTTTATTTAGTTTCCGATATTTCAAAATTTGTCACAGGTGTTGTAATTCCAGTTGACGGTGGATTTAATGCATTTGCTGGTGTTTAA
- a CDS encoding bifunctional 4-hydroxy-2-oxoglutarate aldolase/2-dehydro-3-deoxy-phosphogluconate aldolase — protein MNRKEIVDEILNRKAVAVLRIKEPEKLRKVIEALAEGGITIAEITMTVPNAIQLIEKMSYELDKNIIIGVGSVLNVQTAEDAIKAGAKYVVSPIFKKEIIEKAHQYDIPAMPGCFTPTEIQTAYESEADIIKVFPADVLGMAFFKGILAPMPHLKLMPTGGVTLTNAGEWLKAGACAVGIGSALLDKEAIQNEKYEKLTENAKIVMNSIKSVLNK, from the coding sequence ATGAACAGAAAAGAAATTGTAGATGAAATATTAAATCGAAAAGCAGTTGCGGTTCTAAGAATTAAAGAACCGGAAAAATTAAGAAAAGTAATCGAAGCATTAGCTGAAGGTGGAATTACAATAGCAGAAATTACAATGACTGTCCCTAATGCCATTCAACTAATTGAAAAAATGAGTTATGAACTCGATAAAAATATCATAATAGGAGTTGGTTCTGTACTTAATGTACAAACAGCTGAAGATGCAATAAAAGCTGGTGCAAAATATGTCGTAAGTCCAATTTTCAAAAAAGAAATAATTGAAAAAGCTCATCAATATGATATTCCTGCAATGCCGGGATGTTTTACTCCAACAGAAATTCAAACTGCATACGAATCGGAAGCAGATATAATAAAAGTTTTTCCAGCTGATGTTTTAGGTATGGCATTTTTCAAAGGTATATTAGCTCCGATGCCGCACTTAAAATTAATGCCAACAGGTGGTGTTACTCTTACTAATGCAGGTGAGTGGTTAAAAGCTGGTGCATGTGCAGTTGGAATTGGTTCTGCATTGCTCGATAAAGAAGCAATTCAAAATGAGAAATATGAAAAACTTACAGAAAATGCTAAAATTGTAATGAATAGTATTAAAAGTGTTTTAAATAAATAA